A window from Anoplolepis gracilipes chromosome 15, ASM4749672v1, whole genome shotgun sequence encodes these proteins:
- the LOC140673910 gene encoding serine/arginine-rich splicing factor 2-like: MSYGRPPPRIDGMVSLKVDNLTYRTTPEDLRRVFERCGEVGDIYIPRDRFTRESRGFAFVRFYDKRDAEDALDAMDGRLLDGRELRVQMARYGRPTSPHRSRGSRRRGRSRSRSRDRRRSRSRSRSRSRSRDRDRRRSYSRSRSRSRSDSKSSRGKSRSRSKSQDRQKDSRSKSRD; the protein is encoded by the exons ATGAGTTATGGTAGACCGCCGCCCCGTATTGACGGGATGGTCTCCTTGAAAGTCGACAATCTTACGTACAGGACAACGCCGGAGGATCTTAGGCGCGTGTTTGAGCGTTGCGGTGAAGTCGGCGATATTTATATCCCCCGCGATCGTTTCACGCGCGAAAGTCGCGGCTTTGCGTTTGTCAG ATTCTATGATAAGCGTGATGCAGAAGATGCATTAGACGCTatggacggaaggttgttggATGGAAGGGAACTGCGTGTTCAAATGGCTCGATATGGACGTCCGACGTCGCCTCATCGAAGCCGTGGAAGTCGTCGTCGCGGAAG ATCACGTAGTAGAAGTAGAGATCGTAGACGTTCTCGATCTCGATCCCGCAGTAGATCGCGTAGCCGCGATAGAGATCGCAGGCGCTCCTATAGCCGCAGTCGCAGCCGCTCTCGTTCTGACAGCAAAAGTTCGCGCGGCAAATCACGCTCACGCAGCAAGTCTCAGGACAGGCAAAAGGACAGTCGTTCCAAATCTAg ggACTGA
- the LOC140673830 gene encoding membrane protein BRI3-like codes for MENQPLNAHEKPPPYSIATAPTVNIPCQPPPGYYPNTDTGHQGNYVPSYGSVHSTAIIVPEIILVGGCPACRVGVMEDDYTCFGLLCAILFFPIGIICCMLLKTRRCSNCGAYFG; via the exons atggaGAATCAACCCTTAAATGCACACGAAAAGCCGCCGCCGTATTCCATCGCAACGGCTCCGACAG tgaatATACCATGTCAACCGCCTCCTGGATACTATCCTAATACTGATACTGGCCATCAAGGAAACTACGTTCCATCATATGGTTCTGTACATTCTACAGCAATCATTGTTCCAGAAATTATTCTAGTTGGTGGTTGTCCTGCATGTAGA GTAGGTGTGATGGAAGACGATTATACATGTTTTGGTCTACTGTGTGCGATTCTCTTTTTTCCCATTGGAATTATTTGCTGCATGCTGCTAAAAACAAGGCGCTGCTCGAATTGTGGAGCTTATTTTGGTTGa